The DNA region TAACCATGATTGCTTTCAATCCCCTCACTGCTATTCTTACTCAAAATAAACTTGAGGGTCCGAATTATGTTGATTGGAAACGAAACTTGGATATTGTCCTAATTGCCGAGGAGTACAAATTTGTACTTGATGAGGTGTGTCTAGAAAAACCTGGAGAAGATGCTATGGATGATGAACAGAAAGCGTACCAAAAATGGGTTAAGATTGATGAGATGGTGCGGTGTTACATTCTGACATCTATGTCGAATGTTCTGCAACATCATCATCAGTCTACGGAGTCTGCTTATGACATTCTGAAAAATCTCAAAGAGATGTTTGGAGATCAGAATCGTGCGGCTAACCAGATTGCCATGAAAGCTCTTCTGAATACCAAAATGGTTAAAGGTTTATCTGTTAGGGACCATGTTCTGAAGATGATGAGTCTTCTGAATGAACTGGAGGTTCTTGGAGCTAACACTGACAAGGATACGCAGGTTGAGATGATCCTGCAGACTCTGTCTGATAGTTTTCAGCAGTTTCGCCTAAATTATAATATGAACAAAGTGGATTTGTCACTTGCGAAATTGCTGAATGAGCTGCAGTCGACAGAGACGATTATCAAGCAACAAGCTCCACCTATGGCACTTAATTTTGAGATAGGTTCTTCTTCTAAGCCGAGAGgcgggaaaaagaagaaaaaggttcAAAACCCTCTGTTGGAGGAGCTACTGCTGGTGTAAAAAAGCCTAAGGGCAAGTGTTATCACTGCAAGAAGCATGGGCATCATAAATctgaatgttttaaaaagttcaAAGAATTTAAGACAGAGACTGAAAAGCGACATAATAAATATATCAAGTCGCTACGATCTGATTGTGGTGAAGGGTACCTCTCTGCGGAATTTTTTTAGTTACTTATCattgtgaacaactaatttttgaccacacccAAATTCTATAGTATTTTAGTGTAAAaatttcttttaggtctaatttttatgttttaaaGTTTTATCTTACGCTTAATAGATTTTATTCGATTTAATTAAAAAAGAATACTCACTTTCTTAAAGtatagattttatttttttatttacaaaaaaaaaaagaattcacaaatattgtcacgacccaaaatctcacctgtcatgatggcgcctatctcaatactatgcaagccgacaatctcattaaaccaccata from Nicotiana tabacum cultivar K326 chromosome 24, ASM71507v2, whole genome shotgun sequence includes:
- the LOC107779498 gene encoding uncharacterized protein LOC107779498, with product MIAFNPLTAILTQNKLEGPNYVDWKRNLDIVLIAEEYKFVLDEVCLEKPGEDAMDDEQKAYQKWVKIDEMVRCYILTSMSNVLQHHHQSTESAYDILKNLKEMFGDQNRAANQIAMKALLNTKMVKGLSVRDHVLKMMSLLNELEVLGANTDKDTQVEMILQTLSDSFQQFRLNYNMNKVDLSLAKLLNELQSTETIIKQQAPPMALNFEIGSSSKPRGGKKKKKVQNPLLEELLLV